One Gelria sp. Kuro-4 DNA segment encodes these proteins:
- the pyrH gene encoding UMP kinase: MPQPKYKQVILKLSGEALAGERGFGLDPAVVRTIAQEVKEIHDLGVKVGIVVGGGNIWRGVAGSEMGIDRATADYMGMLATVINALALQDALEKVGVDTRVQTAIEMRAVAEPYIRRRAVRHLEKGRVVIFAAGTGNPYFTTDTTAALRAAEIEADVILMAKRVDGVYDSDPHKNPEAKKFRELGYIDVLNQGLGVMDSTAASLCMDNDIPLVVFGLSTPGNIKRAVLGEEIGTFVGGEQSGNRSH; this comes from the coding sequence ATGCCGCAGCCCAAGTACAAACAGGTTATCCTCAAGCTCAGTGGAGAGGCCCTGGCAGGGGAGCGTGGTTTCGGGCTTGACCCGGCGGTGGTTCGGACAATTGCCCAGGAGGTCAAGGAAATCCACGACCTGGGGGTTAAGGTTGGCATTGTCGTCGGTGGGGGGAACATTTGGCGCGGCGTGGCTGGTAGTGAAATGGGGATCGACCGGGCGACGGCGGACTACATGGGCATGCTGGCCACGGTGATAAACGCGTTGGCCCTACAAGATGCCTTGGAGAAGGTGGGAGTAGACACCCGGGTTCAGACCGCCATCGAGATGCGGGCGGTGGCGGAACCCTACATTCGCCGCCGGGCGGTGCGCCACTTGGAAAAAGGACGGGTGGTAATCTTTGCCGCCGGGACCGGTAACCCTTACTTCACCACCGATACCACCGCGGCGCTGCGCGCGGCGGAGATTGAGGCCGATGTCATCCTGATGGCCAAAAGAGTTGACGGGGTATACGATTCCGACCCGCACAAGAACCCCGAGGCCAAGAAGTTCCGGGAGCTCGGATATATTGACGTTCTCAACCAGGGACTGGGTGTTATGGATTCCACGGCCGCTTCGCTTTGCATGGACAACGACATTCCACTGGTGGTGTTCGGCCTGTCCACACCCGGCAACATTAAGCGGGCGGTGCTGGGTGAAGAAATAGGTACTTTTGTAGGGGGGGAACAGAGTGGCAACCGGTCACATTGA
- the tsf gene encoding translation elongation factor Ts codes for MAITAEMVKALREKTGAGMMDCKRALQETGGDMDKATEYLREKGLAAAAKRAGRTAAEGLVDAYIHLGGKLGVLVEVNCETDFVARTPEFREFVRDIAMQVAAANPQYLAKEDVPAAVLDKEREILRVQALNEGKPEKVVDRIVEGRLEKFYSENCLLEQPFIKDPDKKVHELLTEKIARIGENIVIRRFVRFQLGETQA; via the coding sequence GTGGCAATAACAGCGGAGATGGTCAAGGCGCTCCGGGAAAAAACCGGCGCCGGTATGATGGACTGCAAACGGGCCCTCCAGGAAACCGGCGGCGATATGGATAAAGCCACCGAGTACTTAAGGGAAAAAGGCCTGGCGGCCGCCGCCAAGCGGGCGGGCCGGACCGCCGCCGAAGGTCTCGTGGACGCCTATATCCACCTGGGCGGGAAGCTGGGTGTCCTGGTGGAGGTGAACTGCGAAACCGATTTTGTGGCCCGTACCCCGGAGTTCCGCGAGTTTGTGCGGGACATCGCCATGCAGGTAGCGGCTGCCAACCCGCAGTATTTGGCCAAGGAAGACGTACCGGCCGCGGTGCTGGATAAGGAGCGGGAAATCCTGCGCGTCCAGGCGCTCAACGAAGGGAAGCCGGAAAAGGTGGTCGACCGCATTGTTGAGGGCCGGCTGGAGAAGTTCTACAGTGAGAATTGCCTCCTGGAACAGCCTTTCATCAAAGACCCCGACAAGAAGGTGCACGAGCTCTTAACCGAAAAAATTGCCCGCATCGGGGAGAACATTGTCATTCGCCGTTTCGTGCGTTTCCAACTGGGGGAGACCCAGGCGTAA
- the frr gene encoding ribosome recycling factor codes for MKKTLESLRKDLASLRAGRATPALLEKITVDYYGTPTPINQVANISVPEPRLLVIQPWDRSMIAAIEKAILKSDLGLTPSSDGVVIRLAIPRLTEERRRELSRVVKKKAEEAKVAIRNIRRDANEGLKRLAKEGGISEDEEKKRQEEVQKLTTKYSSEIDSVAEAKEKEIMSV; via the coding sequence ATGAAAAAAACCTTGGAAAGCCTGCGCAAAGACTTGGCATCGCTGCGCGCGGGCAGGGCGACACCGGCTCTTCTCGAGAAGATCACGGTGGATTACTACGGCACCCCTACGCCCATCAACCAGGTGGCCAACATCTCGGTGCCGGAGCCGCGCCTGCTCGTCATTCAACCCTGGGACAGGAGCATGATCGCTGCGATTGAGAAGGCCATCCTCAAATCCGACCTGGGCCTGACCCCGTCTTCCGATGGGGTTGTCATCCGGCTCGCCATTCCCCGCCTGACGGAAGAGCGACGCCGGGAGCTTAGCCGGGTGGTGAAAAAGAAGGCGGAAGAAGCGAAGGTGGCCATCCGCAACATCCGCCGGGATGCTAACGAAGGCCTGAAACGCCTGGCCAAAGAAGGCGGCATTTCGGAGGACGAAGAGAAAAAACGGCAAGAAGAGGTACAGAAGCTGACCACGAAGTACAGCAGCGAGATCGACAGCGTGGCCGAGGCCAAGGAAAAAGAGATAATGAGCGTATGA